The following coding sequences are from one Roseburia hominis A2-183 window:
- a CDS encoding ABC-F family ATP-binding cassette domain-containing protein has product MSILNVEHLTHGFGDRAILDDVSFRLLKGEHIGLVGANGEGKSTFLNIVTGKLMPDEGKVEWAKNVRVGYLDQHSTLTAEMTIESVLKSAFSWLFALEEKMNQICDALGEADESQMDAMMEELGVIQDTLTMHDFYTIDAKVEEVARALGLLELGLHHDVTDLSGGQRMKVLLAKLLLEKPDILLLDEPTNYLDAEHIAWLTRYLQEYENAFILISHDIPFLNDVVNIIYHMENQHLDRYVGNYDKFEEVYAVKKAQLEAAYRKQQQEISELKDFVARNKARVSTRNMAMSRQKKLDKMDVIELAAERPKPEFSFLVGRTPGRYIFETKDLVIGYEEPLSKPLSIALERGHKVALIGANGIGKTTLLKSLLGLIPALGGGVEQGENLMVGYFEQEIKGENKRTCIEEIWEEFPAFSQYEVRAALARCGLTTKHIESQVRVLSGGEQAKVRLCKLMNRETNVLLLDEPTNHLDVDAKEELKRALKEYRGTVLLICHEPEFYQDIVGEVWDCSKWTTKIL; this is encoded by the coding sequence GGCGAGGGAAAGTCGACGTTTCTAAATATCGTTACGGGAAAGCTGATGCCGGACGAGGGAAAAGTGGAGTGGGCGAAAAATGTGCGGGTCGGTTACCTCGACCAGCACTCGACACTCACCGCGGAAATGACGATTGAGAGTGTCTTAAAGTCGGCATTTTCGTGGCTGTTTGCGTTGGAAGAGAAGATGAATCAGATCTGTGATGCGCTCGGCGAGGCGGACGAGTCGCAGATGGATGCCATGATGGAAGAACTCGGCGTGATACAGGACACCCTGACGATGCATGATTTTTATACGATCGACGCAAAGGTGGAGGAGGTTGCCAGAGCGCTCGGACTCTTAGAACTCGGGCTGCACCATGATGTGACCGATCTAAGCGGCGGGCAGCGCATGAAGGTGCTGCTGGCAAAGCTTCTTCTGGAGAAGCCGGACATTCTTCTGCTGGACGAGCCGACGAACTATCTGGACGCGGAGCATATCGCGTGGCTGACACGCTATCTGCAGGAGTACGAGAATGCGTTTATCCTGATCTCGCACGACATTCCGTTTTTGAACGATGTTGTCAATATCATCTACCACATGGAGAACCAGCACCTCGACCGCTATGTCGGCAACTACGACAAGTTTGAGGAAGTCTACGCGGTAAAAAAGGCACAGCTTGAGGCGGCATACCGCAAACAGCAGCAGGAGATCAGTGAATTAAAAGATTTCGTGGCGCGCAATAAGGCGCGCGTATCCACCCGCAACATGGCGATGTCGCGGCAGAAAAAGCTGGACAAGATGGACGTCATCGAGCTTGCGGCGGAGCGCCCGAAGCCAGAGTTTTCCTTCCTGGTGGGACGCACGCCCGGCAGATATATTTTTGAGACGAAGGATCTGGTGATCGGCTATGAGGAGCCGCTCTCGAAGCCGCTTTCGATCGCACTGGAACGCGGACATAAGGTGGCGCTGATCGGTGCAAACGGAATCGGCAAGACAACACTTTTAAAGAGTCTACTAGGTCTGATTCCCGCGCTTGGCGGCGGTGTCGAGCAGGGCGAGAACCTCATGGTCGGCTACTTTGAGCAGGAGATCAAGGGGGAGAACAAGCGCACCTGCATTGAGGAGATCTGGGAGGAGTTCCCGGCATTTTCCCAGTATGAGGTGCGTGCGGCGCTTGCAAGATGCGGTCTGACCACAAAGCATATCGAGAGCCAGGTGAGAGTCTTAAGCGGCGGCGAGCAGGCGAAGGTGCGGTTGTGTAAACTGATGAACCGAGAGACCAACGTTCTGCTTTTAGACGAGCCGACCAACCATCTGGATGTGGACGCGAAGGAAGAATTAAAGCGTGCGCTGAAGGAGTACCGCGGAACGGTTCTGTTAATCTGCCATGAGCCGGAGTTTTACCAGGATATCGTGGGAGAGGTCTGGGACTGCTCGAAGTGGACGACGAAGATTCTCTGA
- the fliB gene encoding flagellin lysine-N-methylase, which translates to MKPDYYDEFQCIADACSLTCCQEWKIAVDRKTAAAWKKTETPEGVRPKRRTLSDYTKKYGDGRIITLDEKMRCPFLDERKLCRLVLTYGDAVLSETCTVFPREKHEVAGITEYSLMPCCPAVVDLLWGRECIRFSDEADSASYGAYEAVYGVRKRFLTIMSDRAYRPAQSLCMLFYMALDLCDAGTSWKAEVPKYGDAPFRKELADAVEHAGADCRAAFVERNELFLDLAENYRKEGLYRTFLTPAAEEAEQIAEDYGKIRKEDLDAFAQAFSPYEALMRCYLQSEIFSECLGEPDDVEYVTVKLQWIALEYAAIRHAAFLCWHREGALSYETMRSCMVILSRMLGYEDEDIWEYLENSFERLIWDWGYFALVVS; encoded by the coding sequence ATGAAGCCCGATTATTATGATGAGTTTCAATGCATCGCGGATGCGTGCAGTCTGACATGCTGTCAGGAATGGAAGATTGCGGTGGACCGTAAGACGGCTGCCGCATGGAAAAAAACAGAAACGCCGGAAGGGGTCCGTCCGAAAAGACGGACCTTATCTGATTATACAAAAAAATACGGGGATGGACGAATCATTACGCTCGATGAAAAAATGCGCTGTCCGTTTCTGGATGAGAGAAAGCTCTGCCGGCTGGTTTTAACTTACGGGGATGCGGTTTTGTCGGAGACCTGTACGGTGTTTCCGCGCGAGAAACATGAGGTGGCGGGGATCACGGAATATTCTCTGATGCCCTGCTGTCCGGCGGTCGTGGATCTGCTTTGGGGGCGGGAGTGCATCCGGTTTTCGGATGAGGCAGACAGTGCCTCCTACGGCGCATATGAAGCGGTGTATGGGGTGAGAAAACGTTTCCTCACAATCATGTCAGACCGTGCGTACCGGCCGGCACAGAGTCTTTGCATGCTGTTTTACATGGCGCTTGATCTGTGCGACGCGGGAACTTCATGGAAGGCGGAAGTCCCCAAATACGGGGATGCGCCTTTTAGAAAAGAACTTGCCGATGCGGTGGAGCATGCCGGGGCGGATTGCCGGGCGGCATTTGTGGAGCGCAATGAGCTGTTTCTGGATCTGGCGGAAAACTACCGGAAGGAAGGGCTGTACCGTACTTTTTTAACACCGGCGGCAGAGGAAGCGGAACAGATCGCGGAAGATTACGGGAAGATCCGTAAGGAAGATCTCGATGCATTTGCGCAGGCATTTTCTCCATATGAGGCACTGATGCGGTGCTATCTGCAGTCAGAGATTTTTTCGGAGTGTCTGGGGGAGCCGGACGACGTCGAGTATGTGACGGTAAAGCTGCAGTGGATTGCATTAGAGTATGCAGCCATCCGGCATGCCGCTTTTCTGTGCTGGCACAGGGAAGGCGCACTTTCCTATGAGACCATGCGCAGCTGTATGGTAATTCTGTCGCGCATGCTGGGATATGAAGACGAGGATATCTGGGAATACCTGGAGAACAGTTTTGAACGGCTGATCTGGGACTGGGGATATTTTGCCCTTGTTGTCTCGTAA